A region of the Apium graveolens cultivar Ventura chromosome 6, ASM990537v1, whole genome shotgun sequence genome:
TAATAGTTAATTACTTCAAGTATAATATAGCAACTTTAATAGAACAACATCTTATCAGGGATACGATGCTGCAAATAGAAGTGTACAGTATACGTAAATGCTAATACAATTATACAGCAACAGTCTGTACTATACAGTGGATATTATTAAACAGAAATGTGTACATTAATTATGTTAAATTTTTATCTCAAAAGGGATTAATGGAGTGTTATGCTGGTTTTCTCCGTAGACGACACGCGAAAAAAAACCCCTGCAACTATTATTTTTTATTGAATAACGAGATTTTTGTGTATCTACATAAGCTTATAATATATATGTTGTGTAAAATAATGAGATCTTATAACGTGTTAAGAAATCTCTGAAACTAAGTCCCGACGAGTTATAATAAATTGAGTACATCATGGATATAGATACTGAGTTGTTTACCTACATTGTTTGCATGTATTTTAAGATTTCAATAAAgtataatttcataatattttttttaaatttttttttctgaataaaagtttaaaaattaaactttgtttcatatttttttgtttttaaaaaattattatgaaattatattttaaacGAATATTGAAAAATATGCCGAAAAATACGTAAACAATCCATGGGACCGAGGGAGCACTCGTTTAGGGCATGTAAAGATAATTGAATTGCTTTTTTGAAAGTAACAGTTGTACTGATACTAATTATATACATGTTGTGCATATACTCCAATTAGGAAATTGAAAAAGTAAACCGATGTAACAGAAaatcacttaaaaataaattaatcatgtaTTTACGTGATTAATGCTGTTTTCGAAATGGGATTGCAGACTGCAGTCAATGTAATACTAACTGAGATACTGTGTATTTGCGTATCTAGTTTTTTAAACATTGAAGCAAGGGCTTGGATCTCGTGGCATTTATTTGTTTCTCATAAATGCTGCAGCAGTTTTTTCACTCGTTTTGTTGTACGACTCCGTATGTTTAATTATCAACAATGGGGCAGCGTATTTAATTTTATTTGAAACGTGCTCTATAATAATACAAAAATTAAAATCTAATACTGATTACGCGAATGGGTAAAAATAAAACAATCGTGTCAGACTTTTTATTTTCGACATGAACAAAATCGTGGATTGGATTGTTAATGGTTTATAGTTTTGTTTTTCGGAAAAATTGATGTATCTATATCAAGTCACTTAAAATAATAAACATCTTTCCTAAAAGCATCTTCATAAAATCCTTAATTAAAAATCATTAAtacatattataaataaaaaaatatagaaattatGTAACAAAATCCATATACAGTGATACATTCcccttatttataaatataatcaATCTCTTGATATTTGTTATATTTGTTGAACCACTACAGGCGGTAAGAAATCTATAAAAATAATCTTTTATTACCATATTTAAGtaatatattctatttataacaatataaaattttaatagcatactatttttaaaatataccTTCGAACTATAATATCTTACCGgttcaacaaattttacatattATTCTACATGTCCGATTTAGTCAACCAATTATAGTCAACGtcattggagatgctctaagcATATCtgtattaaattttaaatttgtaatgcagcatatattaaaaatattgaacAAAAAATATATTTCTCTAGGAAATTATATTAGTTATGGCCATAGATGTAAAATGAACGTAAtatttaatttattcaaaaagaAAAGTCAAAAAATAAAGATAGAAATAGCATTAAATTAATACAACTCTAAAATTGTTGTAATTTTGACGTGCTGCATGCATGTACACATTTAACTACCTCCACAACACAACCACAAGTGGCGTTACCGAACACAGCCACCGAGTAAATTGTACCAGATTTACAGAAAATGGCTCATTATTTTAGGCTCCAAGGATCCTGGTGGAGATTGAGAAACACGTATACAAAGGGCATGCATATAAAGAATGATATCTTTTTAGTGCGTACTTAAAAAGACAACTTTTGAGAAATATTAGGTCCAAGATTGTTCGGTCAATTTTATAATTatgaaaatttgatttttttatgtaatttaaatataattagaAAATCTATGATTAAAAAAAGATATTTATGTTTATTTTGTTACTATAACCTGAAATTACGTAATTAATTTTGAtaagtagttaatgaattttggTAAGTAGTTAATAATTTTATACTTAGATTATGAACTAAGTTATTACTCCATCTATCCTAGTGTCCCTTTCAattctttatattttaaaaatttaaaaataggaaaattttaataatataaaaattaagtacATGCAATACTTATCTCCATTATATCTACTTGATAGATCAAATATTAATCGTTTCCattattttaatcattttttaaaacttttttccAATATTTTATCGTTTTCATAACCTCTACAACTCAAATGTAAACAAATGAGAGTAATAGAGGGAGTATGTTTTATGATAAATACAAACCTTGAAATTTGAAATTTCTTTGTccaatttaaaataaaacaaatcaaacactataattttataatttatataattGAATTATATCAAAATAAACAAGTCTCATATTTGTTATACAACTTCATTTTAAATAGTTACAAGGACAACAATATACTTTCAAAACACTTCAATTATCacaattatatattaaaaatttgCAAGTAGGATCAACGTGAGGACATGTATCCGAATGGCTACAGGCCCATGTGTAATAAATTATCATAATAATAATCTTctacaaaacaaaacaaaaaatcaaacaaacaaaTATGAATCCTTCCAATAAGTTTAACTTGATGATCACTTGTTGTTTAAATATAGAAATATAACATAGGTTTGAAAATCCGAGGCACGAGATAGTGTAGGTTGAAAGTCAATATTGGAGAGTATACGTAGTAAGAGAATTAAGTAGTTGAGGTATATCTACACACAAGAAACAAGAACAGAAATGGTCCACCCAATATTTTATGTTGAGTAAAATTAAGACCCCCCCTTTTGTTCAAACGTTGAATTTTTGACATATTTTCAGTAAGTCTTTTCTTTGCACTAACCCGGTTATTATACATgtattttatatatgtatatcaCACGTATATGTACGCCTGTGCAAAGATCTTCTATAAATACCATGTACATGTTCAAACCCAATATTCATCCAACTTTCTAACTTGTTATCAAATATTAGTAACTCACAGTTCTCTCTCGATCTCGATCCGATCCTGATTCTTTTATTTCTTACACTAAAAATTAGCCATCCCATCAAACAAACAGTTTACCACCTTTTTTATAAGTGATCATAAAAGAAAAGATTATATGGCAGCAGCAATTCAATCTTCGAGTTTCTTGTGTAGCCAAAGAAGAATAGCAAAGGCTTCTATTAATATACCAAAACTAAACATAAGTTCTGTTGCTTTTCCAAAGCTTCAGAATTCTAGAGGTCTTGTACATGATTTAGAGTTGATCAGGAATAATGGTTACACAAAGCCTATTACTGAAAAAGCCTCTCCTTTGAGCAGTCCTGCTACTCCTTATGTTTCTGATCCAATTGTGATCACCAAGCTTTACGCGATAATGGATGCTGTAGCTGATAGAGTTGAGATGCATAAGAATATTTGTGAGCAGAGGAATAATTGGAACAGCCTTCTCTTGACTGCTATTAATACAATTACTCTTTCTGCTGCAACAATGGCTGGCATTGCTGCAACTGCTACACTTGGTAGTCCTCTTTTGGCGCTTAAAATGTCGTCGACTTTAATGTACTTGGCTGCAACAGGAATGTTGGTGATTATGAACAAGATTCAACCATCTCAATTGGCTGAAGAGCAACGTAACGCCACAAGATTGTGTAAGCAACTTCATAACCAGATTCAAACATTGATTGCTATTGGTAATCCAACTGCACGAGATGTAGATGAAGCATTGGAGAAAGTGTTGGCTATTGACAGGGCTTTCCCACTTCCTTTACTTGGAAAAATGATCGAAAAGTTTCCGGCTTCCGTGGAGCCAACGGTGTGGTGGCCTAAACACAGAAGAGGCCAACTCAAAGGTGAACAAATTAAAAGTAATGGAAATGGATGGAGTGAAAAAATGGAAGAACAGATGAAGGAAATAGTTGGTGTTTTGAACAAAAATGATAAAGCTGATTATTTGAGATTAGGTGAAAAGGCTTTGAAAATTAACAAAGTGATGGCAAAAGCAGGGCCTTTACTAACAGGCATAGCTGCTGTTGGTAGTGCATTTGTGGGGAGTCCTTCTCATGGATCATGGGCTGTGGTGCTCGGCGTCGCGGCCGGAGCTTTGGCTAGTGTAGTGAACACATTAGAGCATGGTGGTCAAGTTGGAATGGTGGTGGAGTTGTATAGAAGTAATGCTGGATTCTTTAAGCAAATGGAGGAAGATATTGAGTTTAATTTAAATGAAACAGATGTAGAGAGAAGAGAAAACGGAGAGTTGTTTGAAATGAAAGTGGCTCTCAATCTTGGAAGGAGTCTATCAGAATTAAGAGATCTTGCTGATTGTTCCAAGAGACAAGGGAAGGACTTTGAAGAATTCGGGAGCAAGCTATTCTGATCATAAACTAAATTAGTAATATTAGTGGTTTAATCTTGTGATTAACTTTGTGTAGGTCTAGCAAAATCataaaatttgtatattgtgtAGAGATCATATTTGTTCATGATTATCATATATATTAACACATTCTTTTATTAAGTTCCTCTGTTTACACCCTATCAAGACTTGATGATCCAGCCTCTTGGGGGTTGTTTTCCTAAACACCTGCATCACATAAACCGGGAAAATGTCACATGTGTCATGTGGCCATTGTTTTTACCAAAATTTGTGGATTAAATGCTAAGATTGATTATGTTTATGATTAATTCTACCACGAACCTTGATGTAAacgaaaataaataaaagtaaATGAGACGGGGAATTGTTGACGCGGAAAACCCGTGAATGGGAAAAAACCGCGGGTGGGAATGTATACCCAACCAAAATATGATCCACTAATCTTTTGAAGATGTGTTACAAGAGGTTGAATTATGCTACTATGAATAGAATTTTATTGAGAATCAAGGACAAGATACTCGAAGTTATGTCAATCATGAGTCGAGGTGTTCTTCTCTAATCTCTCGGGTATGTGCCGGTGTGTGTTTGTGTTGATCATACTCCTCCTCTTATCCTCTTTGCTTTCCTTCTTTTTCTCCAACCTCCCCTCATTTTTCTCTCATTCAAATCGTTGTTGTTAATCGTGGAGATAAGCTTACTTATTCTTTCTCCAACTTATCCGAAAACTGCTAGACTGAGTCCTACTCCCAGGCATCGGCTTCTTCTGCTAATGTTGTCTAAGACGATCTCTTACTCTTCCCGTCTTGACATCCCGTCCTGTAAATGTCGTGATCCCCTCTCGTCATGTCCAAAATTCCATACATAACAATAGCCCCAG
Encoded here:
- the LOC141667602 gene encoding putative F-box protein At4g22030 gives rise to the protein MAAAIQSSSFLCSQRRIAKASINIPKLNISSVAFPKLQNSRGLVHDLELIRNNGYTKPITEKASPLSSPATPYVSDPIVITKLYAIMDAVADRVEMHKNICEQRNNWNSLLLTAINTITLSAATMAGIAATATLGSPLLALKMSSTLMYLAATGMLVIMNKIQPSQLAEEQRNATRLCKQLHNQIQTLIAIGNPTARDVDEALEKVLAIDRAFPLPLLGKMIEKFPASVEPTVWWPKHRRGQLKGEQIKSNGNGWSEKMEEQMKEIVGVLNKNDKADYLRLGEKALKINKVMAKAGPLLTGIAAVGSAFVGSPSHGSWAVVLGVAAGALASVVNTLEHGGQVGMVVELYRSNAGFFKQMEEDIEFNLNETDVERRENGELFEMKVALNLGRSLSELRDLADCSKRQGKDFEEFGSKLF